The DNA region TCCTTGGTCTCTTCCAGTTCCTCTTCCAGCTTGGCCATGACATCATGAATGGCGGACCAGTCGAAGCCCACCCGGGCGGCCCGGCTTTGAACCTGATGGGCTTTCATCAACGCGGGGAGGTGGTTGGGGACGCCGTCCACCACGGAACGTTTTCCGGTTTTCTTTTCCTTGTTCTTGATCTGCTCCCATTGGGTCAGCACATCCTTGGAACCGGTGACGGTGGTGTTGCCGAAGACATGCGGGTGGCGGCGGACCATTTTTTCGATCAGGCCGTTGCAGATATCGTCAAACCCGAACTCCCCCTTCTCCTGGCGGAGCTGAACCTGAAAGACGATCTGGAGCAGCATATCGCCCAGCTCATCCTTGTGCTTCGCCACATCGCCGGAATCAATGGCGTCAATCAACTCGTAACATTCCTCGATCAGGAACGGTTTGAGTGTTTCCAGATTCTGCTCGCGATCCCACGGACACCCTGTTTCAGGATCCCGCAGTTTGCGCATCACTTCAAGGAGTTGATCAATCGGCTTTGTGCTCATAAATTCGCTTACTGGTACGCATGGCGCAGAAATCGGGTCCACACATGGAACAATGATCGGCTTCA from bacterium includes:
- the mazG gene encoding nucleoside triphosphate pyrophosphohydrolase, translating into MSTKPIDQLLEVMRKLRDPETGCPWDREQNLETLKPFLIEECYELIDAIDSGDVAKHKDELGDMLLQIVFQVQLRQEKGEFGFDDICNGLIEKMVRRHPHVFGNTTVTGSKDVLTQWEQIKNKEKKTGKRSVVDGVPNHLPALMKAHQVQSRAARVGFDWSAIHDVMAKLEEELEETKEAMRSGNKEHIAEEIGDLLFSVVNLSRFQKLHAEELLAATVRKFSRRFQAVEGHVHAAGKQMTDCTLAELDEYWNAVKREERQNVATP